In one window of Bradyrhizobium sp. AZCC 1721 DNA:
- a CDS encoding DUF2059 domain-containing protein: protein MKRLSRILSAAGLAVGLALTGAPAGAQQKNAPAAPATAPLKPGSPAAIAAAKEILAMKNAAAMYANAVPNLVEQTKNVLMQSNLNYQKDLNEVAVIVAKNLAGREKEIGEGMAQVYANEFTEQELKDLVTFYKSPLGQKLLANEPRAIQFSMSYMNQWAQQFAEVINGQFRAEMKKRGKDI, encoded by the coding sequence ATGAAGAGGCTTTCACGGATTTTGTCGGCGGCCGGCCTTGCGGTAGGTCTGGCCCTGACCGGCGCTCCGGCCGGCGCGCAGCAGAAGAACGCGCCCGCGGCGCCTGCGACCGCGCCACTCAAGCCCGGCTCACCGGCGGCGATCGCCGCCGCCAAGGAAATCCTGGCGATGAAGAACGCGGCGGCGATGTATGCCAACGCCGTTCCCAATCTCGTCGAGCAGACCAAGAACGTGCTGATGCAGAGCAATCTGAACTATCAGAAGGATCTCAACGAGGTCGCCGTGATCGTGGCCAAGAATCTCGCCGGCCGCGAAAAGGAGATCGGCGAAGGCATGGCGCAGGTCTACGCCAATGAGTTCACCGAGCAGGAGTTGAAGGACCTCGTGACCTTCTACAAGTCGCCGCTCGGCCAGAAGCTGCTCGCGAACGAGCCCCGCGCCATTCAGTTCAGCATGTCCTATATGAACCAGTGGGCGCAGCAATTTGCTGAAGTCATCAATGGCCAGTTCCGCGCCGAGATGAAGAAGCGCGGCAAGGATATCTGA